CGCGAGGAATTTCGCCGGATTCGCGGCGAGCAGCGCGAAGCGATCGAGCCGATCCGGCGCAACGATCTGCACCGCGTTGCGCGCCACCTGCACCCGGTTCGCCTCGAGCGCGATGCGCGCCTTGCGCCAGGCCACGGCGGGCTTCATCTTCTGCGCGGCGATCAGCGTCGCCGCCGCCTGCGTGCAGCCGTCGTCGACCTTGTGCAGCGAAAACCAGTCGGCGCCGACCTGCTCGGCCAAGGTCGGCGACGGATTGGGGTTGGTCAACTGCTCGATCAGCAGCGCATAGCACTCGACCTCGGGGTCATCGCGCATGCGGAACTTCGGATACACCGCGGCGAACTGATCCCATTCGCGGCGCTGGCCAAGCAGCAGCAACCAGTCGTTGCGCAGCCGGTCTTCCTGGTAGGTGCCGGCATAGCGGTCTAGGAAGTCCTGCACCTCCTGCGGGCTGGCCTCTTCGAGTCGCGCCTTCAGCTCCCAGTACGCTGCCCAGGGCTCGAGCGGATTGCCGCGTGCCTGCGGCAGCAGCGCAGTGAGCTTCGCCTTGTCGCCGCGCGTGAACGCCTGGCTCATCTCGAGGATCACGTCGTCGCTGCTGCCCTGGGCACGCGCGCTCGACGCGACCGACAGCAGCACGCCGCAGGAGACCAGCGCCGCGAGCAGCGCCGGTGTCAAAATCTTGGGGCATCGCATGGAGGAGAATTATGGACAAATCGGCGGCGCGTCGAGCGCTGATCGAGCAGCGGCTGAACATGCCGGACCGCCTGCAGCGCGCCGACGCGTTGCAGCAGGTGCTGCGCATCTGGCTGGTCGGGCGCGCCGACACGGTGATCGGCGCGTACTGGCCGATCAAGGGCGAGTTCGACCCGCTGCCGGCGCTGCACCGCTGGAAGGAGGACGGCGAGCTGCTCGAAGGACCGGCGATGAAGCGTATCGGGCTGCCGGTCGTCGACAAGCTGCGCAAGTCGCTGACCTTCCACGCCTGGTACCCCGGCTGCCCGATGGAGAACGACGCCTACGACATCCCGAAGCCGAAGGACACCGAGGTCGTGGTGCCAACGTTGCTGTTCGTGCCCTGCCTCGGCTATGGGCCGGGCGGCTACCGGCTCGGCTACGGCGGCGGCTTCTACGACCGCACGCTGGCCGCGCTGAGCCCGAAGCCGATGACGGTCGGTCTCGGCTACACCCAGGGTTTCCTCGAGGACTTCGAGCCCGAGCCGCACGACCTACCGCTGGACGCGATCCTGAACGACAACGGCGTGGTCTGGCCGGTGTGAGCCACCCCCAGGCTGCGCGCACTGCGTGTCGCTTCGCCCACCCCCTCACCGGGGGGCGCACCCAGCGGACCGGCGGAGCCGGCTCCGCGGGTGCCCGCGCGCGGCCTGCTCAGCGGCCTCTCGAACCTGTTTCATGCGTCGCGGGCCGCACAATGTCGGCGCGACTCACAATAACGACTGATAGCGCGTAAAGTTCGCGTCATCCCCGGGTCATGGCGAGGAGTTGCGATGAAGATGCGAGCGCTGGGCCGCTCCGGCCTGCAGGTGTCGCCGCTGGCATTCGGCGGCAACGTGTTCGGCTGGACCGTGGACGAGGCGACCTCGTTTTCGCTGCTCGACGCCTGGGTCGACGCCGGCATGAACTTCATCGACACCGCCGACGTCTATTCGCGCTGGGTGCCGGGCCACGCCGGCGGCGAGTCCGAGACCATCCTCGGCAAATGGCTCAAGCAAAGCGGCAAACGCGACCGGGTCGTGATCGCGACCAAGGTCGGCAAGGAGATGGGGCCGGGCCGCAAGGGACTCGCGCCAGACTACATCCGCAGCGCGGTCGACGCGTCGCTGCGCCGATTGCAGACCGACTGCATCGACCTGTACCAGTCGCATGACGACGACGCCGGCACGCCGCTCGAGGACACGCTGGCCGCCTACGCGCGGCTGATTGAGGCCGGCAAGGTGCGCGCGATCGGCGCGTCCAACTACAGCGCGCCGCGGCTGGCCCAGGCGCTAGCCGTCAGCCGGCAGCAGGGCCTGCCGCGCTACGAGAGCCTGCAGCCGCTGTACAACCTGTACGACCGGGTCGACTACGAGGCCACGCTCGAGCCGCTGTGCCTGACCCATGGCGTCGGGGTGATCAATTTCTACGCGCTGGCCAGCGGCTTTCTGACCGGCAAGTACCGTTCGTCGGCCGACCTGCGCAAGAGCCCGCGCGGGCATGGCGTCGCCAAGTACCTGGGCGAGCGCGGCCAGCGCATCCTGGCCGCGCTGGACGAGGTCGCGGCGCGCTTTTCTGCAACGCCGGCGCGGGTGGCGCTGGCCTGGCAGATGGCGCGGCCGAGCATCACCGCGCCGATCGCCAGCGCGACCTCGCTCGCCCAACTCGCCGAACTGGTCGCCGCCACGCAGCTCACGCTCGACACCGCCGCGATAGAGCGGCTCGACCTCGCAAGCCGCACCGCGACCCAGGGGCCTTGAAGCCGCGAGCTGCCGTTCATACGGTTTTGCTTTACCGCGCGGTGCGCGACCCGCGACGCATGAAACGCAAAGGAGCAAAAGGCCGCGGAGCAGGCCACGCGAGCGACCGCCGCGGATCGGGCTTTGCCCGGCCGCTGGCGGTGCCCCCTTCAAGGGGGTTGGCGAAGCGACACGCAGTGCGCGCAGCCTGGGGGTGTTTCACTTCAAGCGGTCGCAGTGGTCGGGGCGGCCGCCTCGCCGGCTTCGCCGATCGCCTTGCGCGTCTGCTCGGCCTGCCGCGACAGCCATTCGCAGAATGCACGGATTTCGGGCCGCATCGCGCTGCGCGGAACCACCAGCAGCCAGTAAGCCATCGGCGAATCGAGCCGCATGTCCGGCAGCACCTCGACCAGGTCGCCGCTGGCCAGGCTGTCGGCGACCAGCGGCATGCGTGCGAGCGCCACGCCCTGGCCGGCAAGCGCGGCCTGCGCGATCTGATGCGCGTAGTTGAAATAGAGCCAGCGCTTGGGTTCGAGCCTGGCGAGGCCATGTGCGTCGAGCCAGCGCCGCCAGCTGAGCCAATCGAGATGCAGCGAGCCGCGTGCGTCGCCGGACTCGACCAGCGCGAAATGCGCCAGGTCCTCGCCGCGACCCAGCGTATGGCCGCTCTTGAGCAGCCAGGGGCTGGCCACCGGCGTCAGTTGCT
This genomic interval from Burkholderiaceae bacterium contains the following:
- a CDS encoding 5-formyltetrahydrofolate cyclo-ligase; amino-acid sequence: MDKSAARRALIEQRLNMPDRLQRADALQQVLRIWLVGRADTVIGAYWPIKGEFDPLPALHRWKEDGELLEGPAMKRIGLPVVDKLRKSLTFHAWYPGCPMENDAYDIPKPKDTEVVVPTLLFVPCLGYGPGGYRLGYGGGFYDRTLAALSPKPMTVGLGYTQGFLEDFEPEPHDLPLDAILNDNGVVWPV
- a CDS encoding Aldo/keto reductase, SCO4109 family, translated to MKMRALGRSGLQVSPLAFGGNVFGWTVDEATSFSLLDAWVDAGMNFIDTADVYSRWVPGHAGGESETILGKWLKQSGKRDRVVIATKVGKEMGPGRKGLAPDYIRSAVDASLRRLQTDCIDLYQSHDDDAGTPLEDTLAAYARLIEAGKVRAIGASNYSAPRLAQALAVSRQQGLPRYESLQPLYNLYDRVDYEATLEPLCLTHGVGVINFYALASGFLTGKYRSSADLRKSPRGHGVAKYLGERGQRILAALDEVAARFSATPARVALAWQMARPSITAPIASATSLAQLAELVAATQLTLDTAAIERLDLASRTATQGP